The nucleotide sequence CGTCAATCAGCACAACGTCGGAAGTCACGTCGGGATGATTCACGGCGCGGTGCCCGTGACCCCGACCCGCGACAGCCTTGGTTTCGGCGGCAAATCGATCGGCGCTCCGGTGACGCTCTCGAAGTCCTTCGACTCGCCGCGTTTCGCGGCCGCCAATCACGCGCTCTCGGCGCGGATGCCCTTCGACGAACAGCAGAAGGCAGTCTCGCGAGCGATCGCCGGCAACACCGGACGTCAGAACGCGCCGGTGACGCACGGAAACGCAAACGCTCCGGGCGCCCGCGAAAACGCACCGGTCTCGCGAGCGAACGGTCCGACCGGATCGTGGCAGCGCTTCAATCAGGATCGGGGCAACTCGATCGCTTCGCACTCGCTCCAAGCGGGCGGGCGAGCGGAATCGGGTAACCTCCGCGCACCGTCGGATTCGTGGGGCCGGTTCTCGCAGAATCGCGGATCGCTCTCGGCTCCGGTCTCGGACCGCGGCTCCTACGCGCGCGGCGAACGATACTCCGGCGACGAATCGCGCAGTTCGTACCCCTCATATTCACGGCAATCGTACCCGTCGTACGCGCGCGACTCGTACGGCACGTACGGTTCGTACTCGCGGGGGTCGTATCCGACGTACTCGCGCGGATCGTACCCGACGTACTCACGCGGATCGTACCCGACGTACTCGCGCGGATCGTACCCGTCGTACCCGCACGGCGAGCTCTCCGCTCCGCATCCCTACGGTGGCGGCGGCAGCGGCGGCGTTCACGGCGGCGGTGGCGGCGGCGGACCGCGCGGCGGCGGAGGAGGCCGTCCTCCACACTCATAGAGCTGACGCTAGGGAACGAAAGGGCGGCGCCAAGGCGCCGCCCTTTCACTTGCAGAAGTGCGTAGCGAACACCCTTCCGTCGCTTCTGCAAGGAGACCGACTCGATGAACACGGTACGATTCGCCCTGAGCGCCGCCGCGCTCGCGCTGCTCGCCGGCTATCCGGCGCTGACGACGGCGCAGACGAACGTCGCGATGACGATGGCCGCGGGAGTGACGACGGCGCACCCCATCCAGGTCAACGCCTGCAACCCCGAGCGCAACGTTTCGTACAACTATGCCGGCTACACGCCCGGCTTCTACGGCCCGGGCATCTACGGTAGATATTGGGGCTGGCCGTCGGTCTACGGGCCGACGTACTATCAATATCCGGTCGAGAACGACCCCACGTTGGGCATCGATTACATGAACGTCACGCACGTCGTGATGAAGCAGATCGAGTTCGGATTGCTCGTGCGCGGCGCGCTCGTCGCCGAGGTCAAAGACGTCGGCACCTTCTCGCCGGGCGCCGAGATCAAGCACAAGTTCGGTCTCAATCCCAACGTCTTTCCGATCCAGACCAGCTACGCGAAATGCGTGCCGCTGAAGATCACGTTCGAGGACGGCTCCCATTGGAAGAACCCGCACCTGCCGGCGTATAAGGCCAGCATGTACGGAACGCCCCCGCACCAGTAGGACGTCGATGACGCAAGATCTTTCCGCAGTTCAGTCGGTCGACAACGTCTGGGAGATGGCGCAGCGGCAGCTCGACGAAGTCGGGCTGCTGATCGGGCTCAACGATTCGCTCCACGGCTACCTGCGCCACCCCAAACGCGTGCTCGAAGTCTCGGTTCCGGTGCGGATGGACGACGGGTCGTTCCGCATGTTTACCGGATATCGCGTCCAGCACAACCTCTCGCGCGGACCGGGCAAAGGCGGCATTCGCTACCATCCCGGCGTGACGCTCGACGAGGTCAAGGCGCTCGCGATGTGGATGACGTGGAAATGCGCGCTCGTCAACATTCCGTTCGGCGGCGCGAAGGGCGGCGTGATCTGCAACCCCAAGGAGATGTCGCTGCAGGAACTCGAGAACCTGACGCGCCGCTTCACGAGCGAGATCTCGATCATCATCGGCCCCGAGAAAGACATCCCCGCGCCCGACGTTTACACGACGCCGCAGATCATGGCGTGGATCATGGACACCTTCTCGATGGAGCACGGCTACTCGATTCCGGGCGTCGTCACCGGCAAGCCGGTCGCGATCGGCGGCTCGCTCGGCCGCGATAAGGCAACGGCCCGCGGCTGCATGTACGTCGTGAACGAGGCGATGGAGGCCCACGGAAAGACGGTCGAGGGGGCGCGCGTCTCGATCCAAGGTTTCGGCAACGCCGGCATGTACGCCGCGCAGCTGATGGCCGAGCACGGTTACACGATCGTCGCCGTCTCCGATTCGCACGGCGGCGTCGCGAACGAACGGGGTCTCGACGTGAAGGGGCTGATCGCGCACAAGTTCGAGACCGGCTCCGTCGTCGGCTTCACCGGCGGCGAGCGCGCCGACAATCGCGAGGTGCTCGAATTCGACTGCGACGTGCTCGTGCCGGCCGCCCTCGAAAAGGTCATCACGCGAGAGAACGCGCCGCGAATCAAGGCGAAGATCGTCGCCGAGGCGGCGAACGGTCCGACGATGCCCGATGCCGACGACATCCTCTACGAGCGCGGCATCATGGTCTTGCCGGACATCCTCGCCAACGCCGGCGGCGTGACGGTCTCCTACTTCGAGTGGGTGCAAGATCTCCAGGCGAACTTCTGGGAGGAGGACGAGATCAACGAGCGTCTCAAGCGCAAGATGACTCGCGCCTTCCGCGAGACGTACGAGCAGGCGAAGCGCCACGGAGTCTCGATGCGTAAAGGAGCATACTGCGTCGCGGTAGCGCGAGTCGCCGAGGCGACGAAGCTCCGCGGCCTCTACCCCTGACGCAACTCGGCTTCTTCGGCGCCGGACGCCGTACGCTCGTCGACGACGAGAGCGGCAAGATCGAGTATGCGCCTGGATTCGCGGACGCGGCGACCGCGCGCGAGTGGTTCGCCTCGCTGCGCGACGGAGTGGAGTGGCAGAGCGAGCGCAGGCGCATGTACGATCGCGACGTAGACGTGCCTCGCCTGGTCGCGCGCTATCGCCTCGACGATGCCTCGT is from Candidatus Binatia bacterium and encodes:
- a CDS encoding Glu/Leu/Phe/Val dehydrogenase; the encoded protein is MTQDLSAVQSVDNVWEMAQRQLDEVGLLIGLNDSLHGYLRHPKRVLEVSVPVRMDDGSFRMFTGYRVQHNLSRGPGKGGIRYHPGVTLDEVKALAMWMTWKCALVNIPFGGAKGGVICNPKEMSLQELENLTRRFTSEISIIIGPEKDIPAPDVYTTPQIMAWIMDTFSMEHGYSIPGVVTGKPVAIGGSLGRDKATARGCMYVVNEAMEAHGKTVEGARVSIQGFGNAGMYAAQLMAEHGYTIVAVSDSHGGVANERGLDVKGLIAHKFETGSVVGFTGGERADNREVLEFDCDVLVPAALEKVITRENAPRIKAKIVAEAANGPTMPDADDILYERGIMVLPDILANAGGVTVSYFEWVQDLQANFWEEDEINERLKRKMTRAFRETYEQAKRHGVSMRKGAYCVAVARVAEATKLRGLYP